The Candidatus Angelobacter sp. sequence AATGAAGTAATCATGCTTCCTTCACTTGTCTTCCGAACATTGCGCTCTGCTGACTTCCGCTGCATCCGGAAGTTCGCCTGGAACTTCGGCGTGAAGGGGATGTTGTCGGTCGAGAAGTTCAAGCGGCGCATCAAACGCGGCGAGTATTTCCCGCCGTTTCTCTACGTCTCGATTATCAACTCGTGCAACCTGCGCTGCCAGGGTTGCTGGGTGGACGTCGAAGAAAAGGACGCGATCGATCTCGACACACTGAATCGCACGATCACCGACGCCAAACGGCACGGGAACGTTTTCTTCGGAATTCTCGGCGGCGAGCCGTTCATGCACCCGGAATTGCTCGACCTGCTCGCGACGCATCCGGACTGTTACTTCCAGCTTTTCACCAATGGCCAGTTCATCACGGAGAAAGTTGCGAATCGCCTGCGCGAACTGGGCAACGCCACGCCGCTGGTCAGCATAGAAGGCCGCGAAATTGTCAGCGACGAGCGGCGCGGCAAAAGGGACGTGTTCAACAAAACCATGCGTGGGTTGGAACAATGTCTGCGCGCCCGGCTTCTTACTGGAGTGGCCACGAGCGTCTGCCAGACGAACATTGACGAATTGCTGACCGAATCGTGGCTTCAGGAATTGATCAATCGCGGCGTGCATTACGTCTGGTATCACACGTATCGCCCGGTCGGCCCGAAGATGAACGCGCAACTCGCCTTGCGCCCGGATCAACTCGTGCGAACGCGGAAATTTGTTGTCGAAATGCGCGCGAAGATGCCCATCGCCATCATTGATGCCTATTACGATCATGACGGCCGGTCGCTTTGTCCGATGTCCACGGGGGTGAGTCATCACATCAGTCCCCGTGGAGATATCGAGCCGTGCCCGATCATCCAGTTTGCGACCGAGAACATCCGGGATTCGCGCGGCATTTACGCCACGATGCGCGATTCGGCTTTCCTCAAAGATTTCCGGGAACTTTCGGCCCATCACACCCGTGGTTGTGTTGTCTTGGAGCGACCCGATTTGATAAAGAATCTGGTCGCGAAACATGGCGCGCGCGACACGACGGTGCGCGGCACGGCGATGGCCGAGTTGGAGGCGATGGCGCCGAGGTTCAGCCAGTGGCTGCCGGGCGAGGAAGTGCCGGAGAGGCATTGGATGTATCGGCTGGCAAAGAAATACTGGTTCAACGATTTCGGCGCATACCGGAACGTGGCGCACGATGCTGCGGCAAAGGCGGGCGAATTGAAATCAAGACTCGACCCGGCCGCAAAGAAGGATGATACTTTTGCCGCAGCTGGAGTGTCGTAAGAAGAGCCGGATTGCTAGAACGAAAACTCAGACCATGCAGCCAATCAATTTGAAACCCACCGGCAGTTTGAGTTCCGTGGCCATCCCGCGCCACGCGGTTCAGCAACGCTTTCGGCCGCCGAAGAATAACTTGCCGCAAACCGCACCGGAGCGGAACCGCATCCTGCAATTCATCCGGCATTACGTGGCGGAATACAATCCGGTCCCTCCCCTGCCGGTGGAACAGCTCAAGGAACACGCGGATCGCGTCGTGCAATTGCTGCAATGCGATCCGGTTTATCGCGATTACATCGGCGTGCTCATCAACAACGAAATGTGGCGCGAGACGCTGGCGTCCGTTCCCTACGAACGCCGCCTGCTGCTCCTGCCAAAATGCCTGCGGGTGGAAAGCAAGTGCCCCGCGCCGTTCGATGAATTTGGCCTGCTCTGCAAGCAGTGCGGCCTGTGCACGATCCAGGATTTACAAAGCGAAGCCGAAAAACTCGGCTACGCAGTGCTGGTTGCCGAAGGTTCGGCCATTGTCATGTCACTCATTCAGACGGGCAAGATCGAAGCCCTGGTGGGCGTGAGCTGCCTGAGCGTGCTGGAGCGGGCGTTTCCCTACATGGAGGCGGCCGCCATTCCGGGCGTGGCGATTCCTTTGCTGCAGGACGACTGCATTGACACCACCGTGGACGTCGATTGGATCTGGGACTACATCCATCTCACCAGCGATGATCAGACGCGCCGGCTCGATCTCACTTCGCTGCGTAACGAAG is a genomic window containing:
- a CDS encoding radical SAM/SPASM domain-containing protein, coding for MLPSLVFRTLRSADFRCIRKFAWNFGVKGMLSVEKFKRRIKRGEYFPPFLYVSIINSCNLRCQGCWVDVEEKDAIDLDTLNRTITDAKRHGNVFFGILGGEPFMHPELLDLLATHPDCYFQLFTNGQFITEKVANRLRELGNATPLVSIEGREIVSDERRGKRDVFNKTMRGLEQCLRARLLTGVATSVCQTNIDELLTESWLQELINRGVHYVWYHTYRPVGPKMNAQLALRPDQLVRTRKFVVEMRAKMPIAIIDAYYDHDGRSLCPMSTGVSHHISPRGDIEPCPIIQFATENIRDSRGIYATMRDSAFLKDFRELSAHHTRGCVVLERPDLIKNLVAKHGARDTTVRGTAMAELEAMAPRFSQWLPGEEVPERHWMYRLAKKYWFNDFGAYRNVAHDAAAKAGELKSRLDPAAKKDDTFAAAGVS